A genomic stretch from Spiroplasma endosymbiont of Clivina fossor includes:
- a CDS encoding bifunctional oligoribonuclease/PAP phosphatase NrnA gives MTKQIWDKIKEYSTVIILRHISPDGDAYGVQFGLKHLIGANLPHIRVLTGGVSLLDLNYIGICDDVKEEDYRDALVIIGDCANAERIDGSGWEKGKYKIKIDHHPFYEQYADLEWIDDVAPSASEMVAKLALDNNLQVTKEAAKALFHGMVTDTGRFLYGNLRPETFLLANFLMTTGFNIEQLYNNLYQRPMNIIKFQAFALSNFTVTDNGVAFLKLTPDILKEFLITKEKANNLVNLLGRILGIHIWAFCSQDENDEFIKISIRSTGLKINDLATKYGGGGHHRAAGVKTNSWHTVDALLNDLNLLAKNINQSEGK, from the coding sequence ATGACAAAGCAAATCTGAGATAAGATAAAAGAATATTCCACGGTAATAATTTTGCGCCATATTAGTCCTGATGGTGATGCGTATGGTGTACAATTTGGTTTAAAACATTTAATTGGTGCTAATTTGCCTCATATTAGAGTTTTAACTGGGGGTGTTAGCTTATTAGACTTGAATTATATTGGTATCTGTGATGATGTTAAGGAAGAAGACTATCGTGATGCTTTAGTAATTATTGGTGATTGTGCTAATGCCGAGCGAATTGATGGCAGTGGATGAGAAAAAGGAAAATATAAGATTAAAATTGATCATCATCCATTTTATGAACAATATGCTGATTTAGAGTGAATTGATGATGTGGCACCATCAGCAAGTGAAATGGTAGCAAAGTTAGCTTTAGATAATAACTTGCAAGTTACAAAGGAGGCTGCTAAAGCGTTATTTCATGGAATGGTAACTGATACGGGAAGGTTTCTTTATGGTAATTTGCGACCAGAAACTTTTTTATTAGCAAATTTTTTAATGACAACGGGTTTTAATATTGAACAACTTTATAATAATTTGTATCAACGACCAATGAATATTATAAAATTTCAAGCGTTTGCTTTGAGTAATTTTACGGTTACTGACAATGGTGTTGCTTTTTTAAAGTTAACACCAGATATTTTGAAAGAATTTTTAATTACTAAAGAAAAAGCTAATAATTTAGTTAATCTCTTAGGGAGGATTTTGGGAATACATATATGAGCATTTTGTAGTCAAGATGAAAATGATGAGTTTATTAAAATTAGTATTCGGAGTACGGGATTAAAAATTAATGATTTAGCAACAAAATATGGTGGCGGTGGTCATCATCGTGCAGCTGGTGTAAAAACTAATTCTTGACATACTGTTGATGCTTTATTAAATGATTTAAATTTGTTAGCAAAAAATATTAATCAAAGTGAGGGGAAATAA
- a CDS encoding IS1/IS1595 family N-terminal zinc-binding domain-containing protein, giving the protein MEKIIQELVNTLTDDQFLEFYEKVKQQAELIKKQKRLNEIDQKFRAQGIKWSNCESYCCVKNGHNSEGKQKYLCKNCRASFDAFRNHFIYWSHLNYEQWNLLIQISLLGQSSKTISRFIKTTLKTAWYNRQKLMKSKQLENTQLKFKKLSGKIQIDETFIKEIHKGNFKYKTDPRRIHLDPFATNTKCCIQMAIDNNNNIYVNSTNTKRLQCVAISFIMILISFKMIFNFRI; this is encoded by the coding sequence ATGGAAAAAATAATTCAAGAACTAGTAAATACTTTAACAGATGATCAATTTTTAGAATTTTATGAAAAAGTCAAACAACAAGCAGAATTAATAAAAAAACAAAAACGTTTAAATGAAATTGATCAAAAATTTAGAGCGCAAGGTATTAAATGATCTAACTGTGAATCTTACTGTTGCGTTAAAAATGGACATAATTCAGAAGGAAAACAAAAATATTTATGTAAAAATTGCCGTGCAAGTTTTGACGCTTTTCGTAATCATTTTATTTATTGAAGTCATTTAAATTATGAACAATGAAATTTATTGATTCAAATTTCATTGCTGGGGCAATCTAGTAAAACAATTTCTCGTTTTATTAAAACTACATTAAAAACTGCTTGATATAATCGTCAAAAATTAATGAAATCAAAACAATTAGAAAATACCCAATTAAAATTTAAAAAATTATCTGGTAAAATCCAAATCGATGAAACATTTATTAAAGAAATCCATAAAGGAAATTTCAAATATAAAACTGATCCACGAAGAATTCACCTTGACCCATTCGCAACTAATACTAAATGCTGTATTCAAATGGCAATTGATAATAATAACAATATTTATGTTAACTCCACAAACACCAAACGTTTACAGTGTGTTGCCATTTCTTTTATTATGATTCTCATCAGTTTCAAGATGATCTTTAATTTCCGTATTTAA